The following proteins are co-located in the Solanum pennellii chromosome 1, SPENNV200 genome:
- the LOC107013159 gene encoding probable E3 ubiquitin-protein ligase RHC1A, with protein sequence MSSGSYTHWCHRCRQPIRPRGTTCLCPNCGGGFVEELDDMVGTRSNIEADPHFGLMDPFPDPRFGIMDALAAFMRQRMAGRNPNFDIRTRSGVVPGSGRGFGSGPWLIFHGQTPVSMTENDAFEYFFSNGSPAMGHRRPNFDDLMGPGLQQLIEQLSLNDRQGPPPAPRSAIDALPTVRITQRHLSIDSQCSVCQDNFELGSEARQMPCKHLYHSDCIVPWLVRHNSCPVCRLELPSQASASAPANWSSRTGNVSNGSNGSSRENSSQNQGRRNPFSFLWPFRSSNQNTSNYPERGGGSSSTSPYEENNEANYPAWRF encoded by the coding sequence ATGTCGAGTGGGAGCTATACACACTGGTGCCACAGATGCAGGCAGCCAATTCGGCCTCGAGGAACTACTTGTCTTTGTCCAAATTGTGGCGGAGGTTTCGTTGAAGAGCTCGATGACATGGTAGGTACTAGATCTAATATTGAGGCTGATCCTCATTTTGGATTGATGGATCCTTTCCCGGACCCAAGATTTGGTATAATGGATGCCCTTGCTGCATTCATGAGGCAGAGAATGGCAGGAAGAAACCCAAACTTTGACATTAGGACAAGATCTGGTGTTGTTCCTGGAAGTGGGAGGGGTTTTGGTTCTGGTCCATGGTTGATATTTCATGGCCAAACTCCTGTTAGTATGACCGAAAATGATGCATTTGAGTACTTTTTCTCCAATGGAAGCCCAGCAATGGGGCATCGGCGAccaaattttgatgatttgatgGGGCCTGGGCTGCAACAGTTAATTGAGCAGCTCAGTTTGAATGATCGGCAGGGGCCTCCCCCGGCACCTCGTTCTGCAATAGATGCTTTGCCTACTGTCAGAATCACTCAAAGGCACCTCAGCATTGATTCTCAGTGCTCAGTTTGTCAAGATAACTTTGAATTAGGTTCTGAAGCAAGGCAAATGCCATGTAAGCATCTTTACCATTCAGATTGTATCGTACCATGGTTGGTTAGGCACAACTCGTGCCCTGTTTGCCGTCTTGAGCTGCCTTCACAAGCTTCTGCGAGTGCCCCAGCCAATTGGAGTTCCAGAACTGGAAACGTTAGCAATGGCAGCAACGGTAGTAGCAGGGAGAATAGCAGTCAGAACCAAGGGAGGAGGAATCCTTTTTCATTCTTGTGGCCTTTTCGCTCGTCCAACCAAAACACTAGCAACTACCCTGAGAGGGGAGGAGGAAGTAGCTCAACATCACCCTATGAAGAGAACAATGAAGCAAATTACCCTGCGTGGCGCTTTTAA
- the LOC107008194 gene encoding 4-diphosphocytidyl-2-C-methyl-D-erythritol kinase, chloroplastic/chromoplastic isoform X2, with the protein MASCNILCSVKPQIDSFKKSCFSQSWSNRPHGSSYFNKNFQFRRNSFVIVKASDSRTSKKQVEITYNPEEKFNKLADEVDREAGLSRLTLFSPCKINVFLRITSKRDDGYHDLASLFHVISLGDKIKFSLSPSKSKDRLSTNAAGVPLDERNLIIKALNLYRKKTGTDNYFWIHLDKKVPTGAGLGGGSSNAATTLWAANQFSGCVATEKELQEWSGEIGSDIPFFFSHGAAYCTGRGEVVQDIPSPIPFDIPMVLIKPQQACSTAEVYKRFQLDLSSKVDPLSLLEKISTSGISQDVCVNDLEPPAFEVLPSLKRLKQRVIAAGRGQYDAVFMSGSGSTIVGVGSPDPPQFVYDDEEYKDVFLSG; encoded by the exons ATGGCTTCCTGTAATATTCTTTGTAGTGTCAAACCCcaaattgattcttttaaaaaGAGTTGTTTTTCTCAGTCATGGTCAAATAGGCCACATGGTTCATCCTATTTTAACAAGAATTTTCAATTTAGAAGAAACAGTTTTGTTATTGTGAAGGCTTCAGATTCAAGAACTAGTAAAAAACAAGTAGAG ATAACATATAATCCTGAAGAGAAGTTTAATAAATTAGCTGATGAAGTGGATAGAGAAGCTGGGCTTTCAAGACTCACTCTTTTTTCTCCTTGCAAG ATAAATGTTTTCTTGAGAATAACAAGCAAGAGGGATGACGGATATCATGATTTGGCGTCTCTCTTTCAT GTAATTAGTCTAGGAGATAAAATAAAGTTCTCGCTGTCACCATCAAAGTCAAAGGATCGTTTATCTACTAATGCTGCTGGAGTTCCACTCGATGAGAGGAATCTG ATTATAAAGGCCCTCAATCTTTATAGGAAAAAGACTGGAACAGACAATTACTTTTGG ATTCATCTTGATAAGAAAGTGCCTACTGGAGCTGGTCTTGGTGGTGGGAGCAGTAATGCTGCAACAACTCTGTGGGCAGCAAATCAATTCAGTGGTTGTGTTGCCACTGAAAAGGAGCTCCAAGAGTGGTCTGGTGAGATTGGTTCTGATAttcctttcttcttctctcATGGAGCAGCCTACTGTACGGGTAGGGGTGAG GTTGTTCAGGATATCCCGTCACCCATACCATTTGACATTCCAATGGTCCTCATAAAGCCTCAACAGGCATGCTCCACTGCTGAAGTTTACAAG CGTTTTCAGTTGGATCTGTCTAGTAAGGTTGATCCCTTGAGCTTACTGGAGAAAATCTCAACTAGTGGAATATCTCAAGATGTGTGTGTCAATGATTTAG AACCTCCCGCCTTTGAAGTTCTTCCATCTCTTAAAAGGTTAAAACAACGAGTAATTGCTGCTGGCCGAGGACAATATGATGCAGTCTTCATGTCTGGAAG TGGAAGTACAATAGTAGGGGTTGGCTCTCCAGATCCACCACAATTTGTCTATGATGATGAAGAATACAAGGATGTCTTCTTGTCAG GATAG
- the LOC107008194 gene encoding 4-diphosphocytidyl-2-C-methyl-D-erythritol kinase, chloroplastic/chromoplastic isoform X1 produces the protein MASCNILCSVKPQIDSFKKSCFSQSWSNRPHGSSYFNKNFQFRRNSFVIVKASDSRTSKKQVEITYNPEEKFNKLADEVDREAGLSRLTLFSPCKINVFLRITSKRDDGYHDLASLFHVISLGDKIKFSLSPSKSKDRLSTNAAGVPLDERNLIIKALNLYRKKTGTDNYFWIHLDKKVPTGAGLGGGSSNAATTLWAANQFSGCVATEKELQEWSGEIGSDIPFFFSHGAAYCTGRGEVVQDIPSPIPFDIPMVLIKPQQACSTAEVYKRFQLDLSSKVDPLSLLEKISTSGISQDVCVNDLEPPAFEVLPSLKRLKQRVIAAGRGQYDAVFMSGSGSTIVGVGSPDPPQFVYDDEEYKDVFLSEASFITRPANEWYVEPVSGSTIGDQPEFSTSFDMS, from the exons ATGGCTTCCTGTAATATTCTTTGTAGTGTCAAACCCcaaattgattcttttaaaaaGAGTTGTTTTTCTCAGTCATGGTCAAATAGGCCACATGGTTCATCCTATTTTAACAAGAATTTTCAATTTAGAAGAAACAGTTTTGTTATTGTGAAGGCTTCAGATTCAAGAACTAGTAAAAAACAAGTAGAG ATAACATATAATCCTGAAGAGAAGTTTAATAAATTAGCTGATGAAGTGGATAGAGAAGCTGGGCTTTCAAGACTCACTCTTTTTTCTCCTTGCAAG ATAAATGTTTTCTTGAGAATAACAAGCAAGAGGGATGACGGATATCATGATTTGGCGTCTCTCTTTCAT GTAATTAGTCTAGGAGATAAAATAAAGTTCTCGCTGTCACCATCAAAGTCAAAGGATCGTTTATCTACTAATGCTGCTGGAGTTCCACTCGATGAGAGGAATCTG ATTATAAAGGCCCTCAATCTTTATAGGAAAAAGACTGGAACAGACAATTACTTTTGG ATTCATCTTGATAAGAAAGTGCCTACTGGAGCTGGTCTTGGTGGTGGGAGCAGTAATGCTGCAACAACTCTGTGGGCAGCAAATCAATTCAGTGGTTGTGTTGCCACTGAAAAGGAGCTCCAAGAGTGGTCTGGTGAGATTGGTTCTGATAttcctttcttcttctctcATGGAGCAGCCTACTGTACGGGTAGGGGTGAG GTTGTTCAGGATATCCCGTCACCCATACCATTTGACATTCCAATGGTCCTCATAAAGCCTCAACAGGCATGCTCCACTGCTGAAGTTTACAAG CGTTTTCAGTTGGATCTGTCTAGTAAGGTTGATCCCTTGAGCTTACTGGAGAAAATCTCAACTAGTGGAATATCTCAAGATGTGTGTGTCAATGATTTAG AACCTCCCGCCTTTGAAGTTCTTCCATCTCTTAAAAGGTTAAAACAACGAGTAATTGCTGCTGGCCGAGGACAATATGATGCAGTCTTCATGTCTGGAAG TGGAAGTACAATAGTAGGGGTTGGCTCTCCAGATCCACCACAATTTGTCTATGATGATGAAGAATACAAGGATGTCTTCTTGTCAG AAGCAAGTTTCATCACTCGACCAGCCAACGAGTGGTATGTTGAACCTGTTTCAGGTAGCACTATTGGTGATCAACCTGAGTTCTCCACATCTTTTGACATGTCTTAA
- the LOC107006319 gene encoding cysteine proteinase inhibitor A-like has product MATLGGIREAGGSENSLEINDLARFAVDEHNKKQNALLEFGKVVNVKEQVVAGTMYYITLEATEGGKKKAYEAKVWVKPWQNFKQVEDFKLIGDAATA; this is encoded by the exons ATGGCGACATTAGGAGGAATTCGTGAAGCTGGAGGATCAGAAAACAGCCTAGAGATCAACGATCTTGCTCGTTTTGCTGTTGATGAACACAATAAGAAACag AATGCTCTTTTGGAGTTCGGAAAGGTTGTGAATGTGAAGGAACAAGTGGTTGCTGGAACAATGTACTACATAACACTAGAGGCGACTGAAGGTGGTAAGAAGAAAGCATACGAAGCCAAAGTCTGGGTGAAGCCATGGCAGAacttcaagcaagttgaagacTTCAAGCTTATTGGGGATGCTGCTACTGCTTAA